From the genome of Arthrobacter sp. ERGS1:01:
ACCTCTTCGAGCAGCGAAATGGCGGCATGCTGCGCTCGCGCGGCGTCGCCGTTGGGGTCGGACATGCTCGAATTGCTGGGGCTCACAGCTTCATCATGCCAGTTCAATGGTCACTACAAAGGCGAATCGGCCTGCGGGCACGAAAAAGGCCGGGAATCTTTTCAGATTCCCGGCCTTCAAATGTGACCCCAGCGGGATTCGAACCCGCGTTACCGCCGTGAGAGGGCAGCGTACTAGGCCGCTATACGATGGGGCCCTAATACATTCGATTTTGCTCAACGAACTTCAGAAATATTACCCGAAGTTTGCTTCACACGCCAATCGATAAGACGGCTTTTGCAAGCGCTGGGATACCAGGACTCGAACCTAGAATGTCGGTACCAGAAACCGATGTGTTGCCAATTACACCATATCCCAATGGCGGCGTTCTGCCGTGAAGCTCCGGTTGTTTCCCGGCCCTTCAGCGGCCCTCGCGCCGGGATAAAACTATACCTGACCTTTTGCCAGAGTCCAAAACGAGAACGCGCTTTTTGCGTGAGGCGTGCGTCACATGGGCTAAAGCCCCGTGGACAGGGCCAGCGCAGCCAGCTCGGCCAGGCCGGCGATCCGGCGCACCCGGCCGTCCTCGGCGTGCGACGGCGCCACCGCACCCGTGCGGTTCAGCCAGATGCCCTGCAGCCCCGCCTGCACGGAGCCGATGCCGTCGAGCAGGTAGTTGTCCCCCACGTAGAGGGTTTCCCCGGGCCGGGTGCCCAGCTGGCGGCAGCCCTCCAGGAACGCCTCGGGCTTGGGCTTGGCTGCGTTGACGGTGTCAATGCCCACCAGGACGGTGATGCGCTGCAGCCCGGCCATGTCGAGTTTGGCGCGCTGGTAGGCATGGACGTTGTTGCTGACGGCGCCGTAGGGGATGCCGTGGGCGTCCAGCGCATCCAGGATGGGCACCACGTCCGGGTAGGCGTTGATGAAGCCGGGCTGGGCCTTTTCGAAGTCCGCAATCCAGGCCTGTTCCGCGCGGTCATCGAAACCGGCAATGCCAAAGTGGGCAAAGACGGCCCGGGCCCGCAGCCCGCGTTGTTGGGCGAACGTGAATTCGCCGGCCACGAAACGGTCGTAGTAGTTGTCCGCGTCCGCCATGTACAGCGCGGCGAAGGCGTCCCAGTCGGAGGGGCCAAATCCGTCCACGAGGGGCCGGCTGGCGGCGATCATGGCGTCCTTCATGGCCTGGTGCAGGTCCACCAGGGTGTCGTCGATGTCAAACAAAACACCCCCGACCGGCGCCAGGGCGGCGCACGGTGCGGGGGTGTTGTTCAAAGCTGTGCCGGTCACGGAATTCCTAGCCGCGGAACGCCGTCAGGCGGGCCAGGGAGGAGTCCTTGCCCAGGATCACCATGGACTCGAACAGCGGCGGGGAGATGCGGCGTCCGGACAGTGCCGTGCGGACGGGCCCGAATGCCAGGCGGGGCTTCACTCCGAGGCCCTCCACGAGCGCATCCTTGAGTGCGGCCTGGATGGCCTCGGCGTTCCAGTCCGCCAGCGGCGCCAGGGCGGCCAGGGCGGCGTCCAGGACCTCGGTGAGGTTCTCCGGCAGGCCCTTGCGGGCGTCGTCGGCGACGTCGACGGCGTCGTCGGCCTTAAACAGGAAGGCGAGCATCTCGGGGGCCTCGCCCAGCAGGGTGATGCGTTCCTGGACCAGCGGGGCGGCCTCGGTGAGGATTTCCTCCTCGCGGGCGGTCAGGGTCTCCCCCACGACGCCGGCGGCCTGCAGGTACGGGACCAGGCGGTTGCGGAAGTCGGTGGCCTCGAGCATGCGCACGTGCGTGCCGTTGATGGCCTCGGCCTTCTTGATGTCGAAGCGTGCCGGGTTGCCCAGGACATCGTGGATGTCGAAGTTTTCCACGAGCTGTTCCACCGTGAAGATGTCCTCGTCGGCGGAGAGCGACCAGCCCAGCAGCGACAAGTAGTTCAGCAGGCCTTCGGGGATGAATCCGCGGTCCCGGTGCAGGAACAGGCTGGATTCGGGGTCGCGCTTGGAGAGCTTCTTGTTGCCGCCGCCCATCACGTAGGGCAGGTGGCCGAACAACGGCATGTACTGGGCCACGCCCACGGCATACAGGGCCTCGTACAGGGCCACCTGGCGGGGTGTGGAGGAGAGCAGGTCCTCGCCGCGCAGGACGTGCGTGACGCCCATGAGGGCGTCGTCCACGGGGTTGACCAGGGTGTACAGCGGTGCGCCGTTGGGACGGACGATGGCGTAGTCCGGGACTGATCCTGCCTTGAAGGTGATCTCGCCCCGGACCAAGTCTGTGAAGGTGATGTCCTTGTCCGGCATGCGCAGTCGCAGGGCGGGCTGGCGGCCCTCGGCCTTGAATGCGTCAATCTGCGCGGCCGTCAGGTCAC
Proteins encoded in this window:
- a CDS encoding HAD family hydrolase; its protein translation is MTGTALNNTPAPCAALAPVGGVLFDIDDTLVDLHQAMKDAMIAASRPLVDGFGPSDWDAFAALYMADADNYYDRFVAGEFTFAQQRGLRARAVFAHFGIAGFDDRAEQAWIADFEKAQPGFINAYPDVVPILDALDAHGIPYGAVSNNVHAYQRAKLDMAGLQRITVLVGIDTVNAAKPKPEAFLEGCRQLGTRPGETLYVGDNYLLDGIGSVQAGLQGIWLNRTGAVAPSHAEDGRVRRIAGLAELAALALSTGL
- the gltX gene encoding glutamate--tRNA ligase, which gives rise to MTNAAQIPTVTAETPVRVRFCPSPTGTPHVGLIRTALFNWAYARHTGGKLIFRIEDTDAKRDSEESYLQLLDALTWLGINWDEGVETGGPHEPYRQSQRGDIYQDVIAKLVAGGHVYESYSTPEEVEDRHKAAGRDVKLGYDNFDRDLTAAQIDAFKAEGRQPALRLRMPDKDITFTDLVRGEITFKAGSVPDYAIVRPNGAPLYTLVNPVDDALMGVTHVLRGEDLLSSTPRQVALYEALYAVGVAQYMPLFGHLPYVMGGGNKKLSKRDPESSLFLHRDRGFIPEGLLNYLSLLGWSLSADEDIFTVEQLVENFDIHDVLGNPARFDIKKAEAINGTHVRMLEATDFRNRLVPYLQAAGVVGETLTAREEEILTEAAPLVQERITLLGEAPEMLAFLFKADDAVDVADDARKGLPENLTEVLDAALAALAPLADWNAEAIQAALKDALVEGLGVKPRLAFGPVRTALSGRRISPPLFESMVILGKDSSLARLTAFRG